One genomic window of Camelina sativa cultivar DH55 chromosome 5, Cs, whole genome shotgun sequence includes the following:
- the LOC104786811 gene encoding uncharacterized protein LOC104786811 has translation MGFSDAGTYLSDQNNLCETELGFLREPSLGFSDRTVHTTSPQPEFHTISPIYQEFQDQDQDQDQDLETKSKEASNCSRKGVNFKNEEEEEDYCKTPTRLDQILPSIPNICPPAPRKPKRVPSRSLKVRNSYKSKRMIILNVSREIECLFNPASLCNKIKKSRHI, from the coding sequence ATGGGTTTCTCGGACGCCGGAACTTATCTCTCCGATCAAAATAATCTCTGCGAGACGGAGCTAGGTTTCCTCCGTGAACCCTCATTAGGTTTTTCAGACCGGACCGTTCACACAACATCACCACAACCCGAGTTCCACACTATTTCTCCTATATATCAAGAAtttcaagatcaagatcaagatcaagatcaagatcttGAAACTAAATCGAAAGAAGCAAGTAATTGCTCACGTAAAGGAGTAAACTtcaagaacgaagaagaagaagaagattattgtAAGACTCCGACTCGTCTCGACCAGATTTTACCGTCGATTCCAAACATTTGTCCACCGGCGCCGAGGAAACCTAAAAGAGTACCGTCGAGAAGCCTTAAGGTCAGGAATTCTTATAAAAGCAAGAGAATGATCATTCTAAATGTTTCTAGAGAGATTGAATGTCTCTTCAATCCAGCTTCTCTAtgtaataaaattaagaaatctaGACATATCTGA
- the LOC104786814 gene encoding cytochrome P450 710A4-like, translated as MVSSDSIFASLAPYLLSALLLYLLLEQLSYLVKKRNLPGPLFVTPIIGNVVALLRDPTSFWNKQSEMANTPVGLSANYLIGKFIIYIKDAELSNKIFSNIRPNAFHLVGHPFGKKLFGDYSLIYMFGEDHKSVRRHLAPNFTPKALSIYSTLQQFVILRHLRQWEKSFSGKSRPVSLRELIRELNLETSQTVFVGPYLDKEARNMFRTDYNMFNLGTMALPINLPGFTFGEARQAVIRLADTLAVCTGKSKLKMAAGEEPTCLIDFWMHSINQQIRPPPHSEDKEISCLLVDFLFASQDASTSSLLWAVVLLESEPEVVRRVREEVARIWSPESNELITPDQLAEMKYTRSVAREVLRYRPPASMVPHVAVGDFPLTESYTIPKGTIVFPSVFDAAFQGFTEPDRFDPDRFSETRKEDHVFKRNFLIFGSGSHQCVGQRYALTHLVLFIAMFTSVFDFKRVRLDDCDDIVYCPTMSPKDGCTVFLRRRGDGHPGVSIAGQRRRR; from the exons atggtTTCCTCAGATTCTATATTTGCCTCTCTTGCACCGTACTTACTCTCAGCATTGCTTCTATACCTTCTGCTCGAGCAACTCTCTTATCTTGTCAAGAAACGTAACCTCCCTGGCCCTCTCTTCGTCACTCCCATCATTGGAAACGTCGTTGCACTCCTCCGTGACCCGACTTCATTCTGGAACAAGCAATCCGAAATGGCAAACACTCCTGTTGGCCTCTCCGCCAACTACCTCATTGGAAAATTCATCATCTACATCAAAGACGCAGAGCTTTCCAATAAAATCTTCTCCAACATTCGTCCTAATGCTTTCCACCTTGTCGGACATCCATTTGGCAAGAAGCTTTTTGGTGATTATAGCCTTATCTACATGTTCGGAGAGGACCACAAATCTGTTCGCCGTCATTTAGCTCCTAACTTCACCCCCAAGGCACTCTCCATCTATTCTACCCTCCAACAATTTGTTATCCTCCGTCATCTACGGCAGTGGGAGAAAAGTTTTTCCGGCAAGTCTAGGCCAGTGTCATTGCGAGAACTCATACGCGAACTAAACCTCGAGACTTCTCAAACGGTTTTCGTTGGACCATACTTAGACAAGGAAGCTAGGAACATGTTCCGTACTGATTACAATATGTTCAATCTCGGAACAATGGCACTGCCAATCAACCTCCCTGGCTTCACGTTCGGTGAGGCTCGCCAAGCAGTAATTAGGCTAGCGGATACACTTGCTGTTTGCACGggaaaatcaaaactaaagatGGCGGCTGGGGAGGAGCCAACATGCCTAATCGATTTCTGGATGCATTCGATCAACCAGCAGATTCGGCCGCCTCCACACTCGGAAGACAAAGAGATAAGTTGTTTGCTCGTCGATTTTTTGTTTGCCTCGCAAGACGCGTCCACATCATCACTCCTTTGGGCAGTGGTGCTTCTTGAGTCAGAGCCAGAAGTGGTAAGAAGAGTTAGGGAGGAAGTTGCAAGGATTTGGTCGCCTGAGTCCAACGAGTTGATAACACCGGATCAGCTCGCGGAGATGAAGTACACGCGGTCTGTGGCTCGTGAGGTCCTTAGATACCGACCACCAGCAAGTATGGTTCCACACGTTGCTGTTGGTGACTTCCCTCTCACGGAATCGTACACAATCCCTAAAGGTACGATTGTTTTTCCTTCCGTTTTCGACGCCGCGTTTCAAGGGTTTACTGAACCAGACCGGTTTGATCCTGACCGGTTTAGCGAGACAAGGAAAGAGGATCATGTGTTCAAACGCAATTTCCTAATTTTTGGATCGGGCTCGCACCAGTGCGTTGGCCAGCGGTATGCCCTGACCCACCTCGTActcttcattgccatgttcACGTCCGTGTTTGATTTTAAGAGGGTCCGATTAGATGACTGCGATGATATTGTGTATTGCCCCACGATGTCCCCCAAGGACGGGTGCACGGTGTTCTT GAGACGACGAGGAGACGGTCACCCCGGTGTTTCAATCGCCGGACAGAGGAGAAGACgatga
- the LOC104713355 gene encoding BTB/POZ domain-containing protein At1g30440: protein MACMKLGSKSDAFQRQGQAWFCTTVLPSDIVVEVGEMSFHLHKFPLLSRSGVMERRTAEASKEGDDKCLIEISDLPGGDKMFELVTKFCYGVKLELTASNMSVKLCKH from the exons ATGGCTTGCATGAAGCTGGGATCCAAATCTGATGCTTTCCAGAGACAAGGCCAGGCTTG GTTTTGCACAACTGTACTTCCAAGTGACATTGTCGTTGAAGTTGGGGAGATGTCTTTCCATCTCCACAAG TTTCCCTTGCTCTCTAGAAGTGGAGTCATGGAAAGAAGGACTGCAGAGGCGTCAAAAGAAGGGGATGATAAATGTCTCATTGAAATTTCTGATCTTCCTGGCGGAGACAAAATGTTTGAACTAGTTACCAAGTTCTGCTACGGTGTGAAGCTCGAACTCACTGCCTCTAATATGAGTGTGAAGCTTTGCAAACACTAG